A single window of Salvia splendens isolate huo1 chromosome 6, SspV2, whole genome shotgun sequence DNA harbors:
- the LOC121807600 gene encoding uncharacterized protein LOC121807600: protein MSAANSSTGCQEFLKETRYASPANLLISIQSFSLFSKSVIDKYESRSFESGGYQWKLIIYPNGYNGECNSLSVHFSIADSDSLPVGWEVNAVFAFFIHNQIKDNYVCFRGVTRRFNAVIQRWGFSKLISKETLMNPTNGYVVGDNCVFGAEVLVIKSKRVNECLRLVKDAASIKREWKIPNFSKLGDIWRSEEFDVGECKWKVKLHPKGQHTLPKNEYMSLFLVLKSLPPHQRVKAEVLMSIKTNDSSFSKKYTHWFKNSSEDWGFSKFISLADIRAKGFLADDCCFLEIEITVQAIVREALEF from the exons ATGAGTGCTGCCAATTCTTCAACTGGATGTCAAGA ATTTCTTAAGGAAACTAGATATGCTTCGCCTGCGAACTTGCTGATTAGTATCCAAtccttttcattattttcaaaGTCTGTAATTGACAAGTATGAATCAAGGTCATTTGAATCTGGAGGCTATCAATG GAAACTGATAATCTACCCCAATGGATACAATGGTGAATGCAACAGCCTTTCCGTACACTTCTCCATTGCTGACTCTGATTCACTCCCGGTGGGGTGGGAGGTTAACGCTGTCTTTGCCTTCTTTATACACAATCAAATAAAGGATAACTATGTCTGCTTTCGAG GAGTGACTCGTCGCTTCAATGCCGTTATTCAAAGATGgggattttccaaactaatCTCTAAGGAGACTCTGATGAATCCTACTAATGGTTATGTTGTGGGTGACAATTGTGTGTTTGGTGCTGAAGTTTTAGTCATCAAAAGTAAACGTGTCAACGAATGTCTGAGGTTGGTAAAAGACGCGGCTTCAATTAAGCGCGAATGGAAGATTCCTAACTTTTCGAAGCTAGGGGATATTTGGCGTTCGGAAGAGTTCGATGTTGGAGAATGCAAATG GAAAGTTAAGCTCCATCCAAAGGGACAACATACGCTGCCCAAAAACGAGTACATGTCGTTGTTTCTTGTCCTAAAGAGCCTCCCTCCTCATCAAAGGGTGAAGGCAGAGGTTTTGATGAGCATCAAAACCAATGATTCAAGCTTCTCTAAAAAAT ATACACATTGGTTTAAAAATTCAAGTGAGGATTGGGGATTTAGTAAGTTTATATCGCTTGCTGATATTAGAGCTAAAGGCTTCCTTGCCGATGACTGCTGTTTTCTGGAAATTGAAATCACGGTGCAAGCTATTGTGCGTGAAGCACTTGAATTCTAG